One genomic segment of Pandoraea sputorum includes these proteins:
- a CDS encoding MFS transporter: MPNDSSPSLAAPASTVAKQDTAYANRALWASAIGYAMDGFDLLILGFILPAIAADLALSSAQSGALVTWTLIGAVVGGIVFGMLSDRYGRVRVLSWTILLFAVFTGLCSLAQGYWDLLAYRTIAGIGLGGEFGIGMALAAEACAPERRARASSFVGLGWQAGVLAAALLTPLLLPVIGWRGMFAVGLLPAVVSFVMRRTLGEPEMFLAQQQQPREHAPLKLLVKDCATTRASLGVAILCSVQNFGYYGLMIWMPSYLSKTFGYSLTKSAMWTAVTVLGMAFGIWLFGRLADRFGRRPTFIGYQIGAVVMVFVYAQLQSQFALLIGGAVMGMFVNGMIGGYGALISELYPTAARATAQNVLFNIGRAVGGFGPLTVGALAAAYSFKMALVFLAGIYVLDILATLFLIPERRGEALL; encoded by the coding sequence ATGCCCAACGATTCCTCGCCTTCCCTTGCCGCACCGGCCTCCACCGTCGCCAAGCAAGACACCGCTTACGCGAACCGCGCCCTGTGGGCTTCGGCCATCGGCTACGCCATGGACGGCTTCGATCTGCTGATCCTCGGCTTCATCCTGCCCGCCATCGCGGCCGATCTGGCGCTCTCCAGTGCGCAGTCTGGCGCGCTCGTGACGTGGACGCTCATCGGTGCGGTCGTCGGCGGTATCGTCTTCGGCATGCTCTCGGACCGCTACGGCCGGGTGCGTGTGCTCTCGTGGACGATTCTGCTGTTCGCGGTGTTCACCGGTCTGTGCTCGCTGGCGCAGGGCTACTGGGATCTGCTGGCGTACCGGACCATCGCCGGTATCGGTTTGGGCGGCGAGTTCGGCATCGGCATGGCGCTGGCGGCGGAAGCCTGCGCGCCGGAACGCCGTGCGCGCGCGTCCTCGTTCGTAGGTCTTGGCTGGCAGGCCGGGGTGTTGGCTGCTGCACTGCTTACGCCGCTGCTGCTGCCGGTCATCGGCTGGCGCGGCATGTTCGCCGTCGGTTTGCTGCCTGCGGTGGTGTCGTTCGTGATGCGTCGCACGCTGGGCGAGCCGGAGATGTTCCTCGCCCAACAGCAACAGCCGCGCGAACACGCGCCGCTCAAGCTGCTGGTGAAAGATTGTGCGACTACGCGCGCAAGCCTCGGCGTGGCCATCCTGTGTTCGGTGCAGAACTTCGGCTACTACGGCCTGATGATCTGGATGCCCTCGTATCTGTCGAAGACGTTCGGCTATTCGCTCACCAAGTCGGCCATGTGGACGGCCGTGACCGTGCTGGGCATGGCGTTCGGCATCTGGTTGTTCGGCCGTCTGGCCGATCGGTTCGGGCGTCGCCCCACGTTCATCGGCTATCAGATCGGCGCGGTCGTCATGGTGTTCGTCTACGCGCAGCTTCAGTCGCAGTTCGCGCTGCTCATCGGCGGCGCGGTGATGGGCATGTTCGTGAACGGCATGATCGGCGGCTACGGCGCGCTGATTTCGGAGCTGTATCCGACGGCGGCGCGCGCCACGGCGCAAAACGTGCTGTTCAATATCGGCCGTGCGGTCGGCGGCTTCGGCCCGCTGACGGTCGGTGCGCTGGCGGCAGCGTACTCGTTCAAGATGGCGCTCGTGTTCCTCGCTGGCATCTATGTGCTCGACATTCTCGCGACGCTGTTCCTGATCCCCGAACGTCGCGGCGAAGCATTGCTGTAA